A genomic stretch from Acinetobacter defluvii includes:
- a CDS encoding helix-turn-helix domain-containing protein gives MTDMSIALQLETAKRVTVFRDLHNKENPYCMISNKTMHDKNIEKFSDLGLLTYLLSWSNYHRVCIEALAKRGKDGRDAIRNMLKRLESLGYVKRTQLKSQNGQFGEVIYQIFESPDQQKPSLELGDSKAATEQQKEHLENAQLGFDFEMFDQENNMNFDAENDKTANGFSVNGESDTNKYNDSRNTISNSEEQKKIEKQEIINRFPLKIDDPVVKARLNMSMLSNVVSTQAQLDAYLLDFNLNHSQFKNLTPHKRLLNFIVFLNKIHTSKAGQNAHRARLRANGFIDLPAAPTHTPKVKSKQDFSRFTNVQAQASQVKQLDAERLQKIAQQAAIDLEGF, from the coding sequence ATGACAGATATGTCTATTGCTTTGCAGCTTGAAACTGCAAAGCGTGTAACTGTGTTTAGGGATTTGCACAATAAAGAAAATCCTTATTGCATGATTTCAAATAAAACCATGCATGACAAAAATATCGAAAAATTTTCTGATCTTGGGTTACTCACTTATTTATTAAGTTGGAGTAATTACCATCGTGTCTGCATTGAAGCACTAGCAAAGCGCGGTAAAGATGGGCGTGATGCAATACGCAATATGTTGAAACGACTTGAATCACTGGGCTATGTCAAGCGAACTCAACTAAAGAGCCAGAACGGTCAATTTGGTGAAGTTATTTATCAAATATTTGAAAGTCCAGATCAGCAAAAACCTTCCTTAGAACTCGGTGATTCTAAAGCTGCTACTGAACAACAAAAAGAGCATCTTGAAAATGCTCAATTGGGTTTTGACTTTGAAATGTTTGATCAGGAAAACAATATGAATTTTGATGCTGAAAATGATAAAACCGCTAACGGTTTTTCCGTAAACGGAGAAAGCGACACTAATAAATATAATGATTCAAGAAATACTATTAGTAATAGCGAAGAACAGAAAAAAATTGAAAAACAGGAAATCATAAATCGCTTTCCTTTAAAAATTGACGATCCAGTTGTGAAAGCAAGATTAAATATGTCGATGTTGTCTAATGTAGTTTCAACGCAAGCACAACTAGACGCTTATTTGCTTGATTTTAATTTAAATCATTCTCAATTTAAAAATTTAACACCACACAAGCGGTTATTAAATTTTATTGTTTTTCTCAACAAAATTCATACATCCAAAGCGGGGCAAAATGCCCATAGAGCGCGTTTAAGAGCAAATGGGTTTATTGATCTACCCGCAGCACCTACTCATACCCCTAAAGTAAAATCTAAGCAAGATTTCAGCCGTTTTACCAACGTTCAAGCACAAGCAAGTCAGGTTAAACAACTTGATGCTGAAAGACTGCAAAAAATCGCACAACAAGCCGCTATTGATCTGGAAGGGTTTTGA
- a CDS encoding ERF family protein codes for MENVQNQPKIMQQSQSRIPAIYLAIHAIQAHLAKVGIAKSHSTKSNKNKGNSNFQDYNFRSVDDIYNVVTPLLTENNIVCIPDVKSTNVEKLVDSYGKVSHHTHIEVEYKFLSILDESFVTVTMAGEAKDSTDKGSQKALSNAHKYCYIQMFSIPTKSSTDIEQSNQYYDNNNQQSYNYSQNAQYQQSAKQFSPK; via the coding sequence ATGGAAAACGTTCAGAACCAACCAAAAATCATGCAACAATCACAATCTCGCATTCCTGCAATTTATTTAGCTATTCATGCTATTCAGGCACATTTGGCAAAAGTTGGGATCGCTAAATCACACTCAACAAAATCAAACAAGAACAAAGGTAATTCTAATTTTCAGGATTACAATTTTCGTAGCGTGGATGATATTTACAACGTTGTCACACCCCTACTTACTGAAAATAATATTGTGTGCATTCCTGATGTTAAATCTACAAATGTTGAAAAACTTGTAGATAGTTATGGGAAGGTATCTCACCACACGCATATTGAAGTTGAGTACAAATTTTTAAGTATCCTTGATGAAAGTTTTGTCACAGTTACAATGGCGGGGGAAGCAAAAGACTCAACGGATAAAGGAAGTCAAAAAGCTTTATCCAACGCTCATAAGTATTGTTATATTCAAATGTTTAGCATCCCAACTAAATCATCAACAGATATAGAGCAATCTAATCAGTATTATGACAATAACAACCAACAAAGTTACAACTACAGTCAGAACGCGCAATATCAGCAGTCAGCAAAACAATTCTCA
- a CDS encoding ATP-binding protein has protein sequence MNTMVNVSKKEFQCETHGGYFKFESELNKNCPYCEQQEAKKTIENQVKKLDFGFIDLVEVPISCLKHGDQIVKVPEVISKHVQCPECRTEEMAEQLKTKMDERIKQECKKAELPVNSFGTFKQLAKTVKSEKQTRIYDRFKQYVLSMFESKTTEGHQNIYLTGDMGTGKTVMASILMQNIVLRSVKCDSLDPNDITFNATYKCLFITEAKLNAEIYATWRKDSESTYKALMAKLIKVPFLCIDDIGSVSQSEHLFEAYMMIIDERYKRRLPTIITSNVPFDQLQEIIGARAKDRFAEKNRIIVVNCDWEGYRTAQANEIEFF, from the coding sequence ATGAATACTATGGTTAATGTTTCTAAAAAAGAATTTCAGTGTGAAACGCATGGCGGTTATTTCAAGTTTGAGAGCGAATTAAATAAAAACTGCCCTTATTGTGAACAGCAAGAAGCAAAAAAGACGATTGAAAACCAGGTTAAAAAATTGGATTTTGGTTTTATTGATTTGGTTGAAGTGCCTATATCGTGTTTAAAACATGGTGATCAGATCGTTAAAGTACCTGAAGTGATTTCTAAACATGTTCAATGTCCTGAATGTCGTACTGAAGAAATGGCAGAACAACTTAAAACTAAAATGGATGAACGGATCAAACAGGAATGTAAAAAGGCTGAATTACCCGTCAATAGTTTTGGCACTTTTAAACAACTTGCAAAAACAGTCAAAAGTGAAAAGCAAACGCGTATTTATGATCGTTTTAAACAGTATGTTTTATCTATGTTTGAGTCCAAAACAACAGAAGGACACCAGAATATTTATTTAACTGGGGACATGGGGACAGGTAAAACAGTCATGGCAAGTATTTTGATGCAGAACATTGTTTTACGTTCTGTGAAATGCGATAGCTTAGATCCCAACGATATAACATTTAATGCCACATACAAATGCTTATTTATCACTGAAGCAAAGCTCAATGCTGAAATTTATGCAACATGGCGTAAAGATAGTGAATCCACATATAAAGCACTTATGGCTAAGTTAATTAAAGTGCCGTTTTTGTGTATTGATGACATTGGTAGTGTGTCGCAAAGTGAGCATTTATTTGAAGCGTATATGATGATCATTGATGAACGATATAAACGCCGTTTGCCGACTATCATCACTTCAAACGTACCATTTGATCAATTGCAAGAAATTATAGGCGCACGGGCGAAGGACCGCTTTGCGGAAAAGAATCGAATTATCGTTGTAAATTGCGATTGGGAAGGTTATCGCACAGCCCAAGCCAACGAAATTGAGTTTTTTTAA
- a CDS encoding ASCH domain-containing protein — translation MKERPILFNTQMVKAILEGRKTQTRRIINPQPTFKENTGFHWKGYMYGIGSDYAETMHNFTNRNCPFGRVGDQLWVRETFAIVPETAYRHSEVNKLNHPNDQELSIIYKQGFHLSKSGFSWKPSIHMPRWASRILLEITNVRVERLTDISVKDALSEGIEHKSMNCPRHEFFQLWNSVYGDMAHEQNNWVWVVEFKQV, via the coding sequence ATGAAAGAACGCCCGATTTTATTTAATACTCAAATGGTCAAAGCAATTTTAGAAGGTCGTAAGACGCAAACGCGAAGAATTATAAATCCACAACCGACTTTTAAGGAAAACACAGGATTTCATTGGAAAGGTTATATGTATGGTATAGGTTCTGACTATGCTGAAACAATGCATAATTTTACCAATAGGAACTGTCCTTTTGGTCGTGTAGGTGATCAGCTTTGGGTGAGGGAAACTTTCGCAATCGTTCCTGAAACCGCTTATCGACATAGTGAAGTTAATAAATTAAATCACCCAAATGATCAGGAATTATCAATAATTTATAAGCAAGGATTTCATTTATCCAAATCTGGATTTTCTTGGAAACCTTCAATCCATATGCCGCGTTGGGCATCACGTATTTTGCTAGAAATTACTAATGTCCGTGTAGAACGGCTTACAGATATATCTGTAAAAGATGCGTTGTCAGAAGGCATTGAACACAAATCAATGAATTGTCCACGTCATGAATTTTTTCAATTATGGAATAGTGTTTATGGTGATATGGCACATGAACAAAATAACTGGGTATGGGTAGTTGAATTTAAACAGGTATAA
- a CDS encoding XRE family transcriptional regulator, with the protein MNIEAFMTNQNNIIDDKSPLTFDIDDLPNTTGDRLQLVLKKQNIQQHELAEMLGTKQSTISKICGNITKNSKYLPDIANVLNIDINWLIHGKSKNSENNWQSGLHQQKNKFILIGMHGDKDSTSEESPDMNPNKENKLMFDNDLIPEGKTADDIEFFIVKDTAMDKVANVNARVTYDKTDTSVISGKLYAIQFGELAQLRYLFLMPNKRVRIGAEDKENYPDEVVDLDQDDFKILGKIITITNIVN; encoded by the coding sequence ATGAATATTGAGGCTTTTATGACCAACCAGAATAATATAATTGACGATAAATCACCCCTTACATTTGATATAGATGATCTTCCGAATACGACAGGCGATAGATTGCAATTAGTATTAAAAAAACAGAATATACAGCAACACGAATTGGCTGAAATGCTTGGTACTAAGCAATCTACAATTAGTAAAATATGCGGTAATATCACTAAAAATAGTAAATATTTACCAGATATTGCCAATGTATTAAATATAGATATTAACTGGCTAATTCATGGCAAAAGCAAAAATAGTGAAAATAATTGGCAAAGTGGTTTGCACCAACAAAAAAATAAATTTATTCTTATTGGAATGCATGGTGACAAAGATTCTACAAGTGAAGAATCACCAGATATGAACCCTAATAAGGAAAATAAATTAATGTTTGACAACGATCTGATACCAGAAGGAAAAACGGCAGACGATATTGAATTTTTCATTGTGAAAGATACAGCAATGGATAAAGTAGCAAACGTAAACGCGCGAGTAACGTATGATAAAACAGATACTTCTGTAATTTCTGGGAAATTATACGCAATCCAATTTGGTGAATTAGCACAATTGCGTTATTTATTTTTGATGCCAAATAAACGAGTTAGAATTGGGGCAGAAGATAAAGAAAATTATCCTGACGAAGTTGTGGACCTAGATCAAGATGACTTTAAAATTTTAGGGAAAATCATCACAATTACAAATATTGTGAATTAA